The Ananas comosus cultivar F153 linkage group 2, ASM154086v1, whole genome shotgun sequence genome contains a region encoding:
- the LOC109725393 gene encoding neurofilament heavy polypeptide-like isoform X3: MANAEKELEERLREVGGRLGSPPGDVDELLALLDEIETLLSRVEQSPSQSMSNAIRPAMKALVANAILRHDNMDVRVAVASCISEITRITAPDAPYDDDVMKEVFQRIVESFDKLDDMSSRSYPRRVSILETVAKVRSCVVMLDLECDDLILDMFRNFLKTISSNHPESIFSSMETIMTLVIEESEDISKELVSCLLDSVRKGGKEVLPISFRLGEKVIGNCVEKLKPAFVEFVKPSDVPLNEYSKIVSSLCDENADTAGQNDVSGADDSKQSERTVSDELPQESTKVEEKAGDPEEDGATSNKLSRSAVSNGTVAVGNGESLQEPAHPKEKSGKSRRSGQSKSTLPNNEAETKDHSMADGDNETPVVLGRRKGRGKQGDDAQPDGTSASRKGRPLRSIGSSERVGESSEADNTASSGRRRARAKGQVQDEKLPSKHTNISKDLEAVNDSEGKPSRRSSKKEQLDDKTHGIVITDVEPKVQRQKEKEGSAKKIADGESSQKRRKINFKNRNEKINSEEDASEDVSLKEMISREIAMKAFGKEKGILGESGGSKKKRGHGSEEASASRQKKDLNERLVGSRIKVWWPEDQTFYDGSVESFDPSSKMHKIIYDDGDVEILRLKKERWELIEGGSKTVMQGQVKDVLGPDVSEVLEIKKPKGSGGRPPKQSKEETPSKSGKESSGGQEGDHPKGKGRSKGGSKTVAPSNDNDGSKSSSKSIEKASIKNKEEKTPKGRTRNKKEGSGEVDAKSIDALSGVDETSKPDRISMSRSRNVTATSEDDTTAGKKRKRRIATPKSGNEAKVTVGSSEKAKVKVQNSKGSGKKVASSERAKSKVQESKDSGKRQESSEKAKSKVQDTEGSRKKLESSDKAKSKKLESSDKAKSKKLESSEKAKSKVQESKVSGKKLDSSEKAKPKVQESEGSGGKLESSEKAKPKIQESEGSGKKLESFEKATSNVQESEVSGNKVDSSEKDKSNVLESEVSGKLESSEKAKLKVQESEGSEKEDSSEKAKSKVQENEGSGKESSEKAKLKVQESKGSGKKLDLGSAAAKAQGSETSAGKKRRRTGAI, translated from the exons GAAATCGAAACCCTTTTATCAAGAGTGGAACAATCACCTTCCCAGTCGATGTCAAATGCAATTCGTCCTGCAATGAAAGCCCTAGTTGCGAACGCCATTCTGAGACATGATAATATGGATGTAAGAGTTGCTGTAGCTTCATGTATAAGTGAAATAACCAGAATTACAGCACCTGATGCTCCATATGATGATGATGTAATGAAG GAGGTATTTCAAAGAATTGTGGAATCCTTTGATAAGTTGGATGACATGTCTAGTCGTTCATATCCGAGAAGAGTTTCCATTCTTGAAACTGTCGCGAAGGTCCGATCTTGTGTTGTGATGTTGGATCTTGAATGTGATGACCTTATTCTAGACATGTTCCGCAATTTTCTGAAGACAATAAG ttcaAACCATCCAGAAAGTATTTTCTCTTCTATGGAGACAATAATGACGCTTGTGATAGAGGAAAGCGAAGATATTTCCAAAGAACTTGTCTCATGCCTTCTAGATAGTGTGAGGAAGGGCGGCAAG GAAGTTTTGCCAATTTCGTTCAGACTTGGAGAGAAAGTAATTGGTAACTGTGTTGAGAAACTAAAACCAGCCTTTGTGGAATTCGTTAAGCCATCTGATGTTCCTTTAAATGAGTATAGTAAGATAGTTAGCTCTCTGTGCGATGAGAATGCCGACACTGCAGGGCAGAATGATGTTTCTGGG GCAGATGATAGCAAACAGTCTGAGAGGACTGTTTCCGATGAGCTTCCTCAG GAATCTACAAAGGTGGAGGAAAAAGCAGGTGATCCTGAAGAAGATGGTGCTACTTCAAATAAGTTATCGAGATCTGCGGTGAGCAATGGTACAGTTGCAGTAGGTAATGGCGAATCCCTGCAAGAACCAGCTCATCCTAAAGAGAAATCTGGGAAATCTCGTCGCAGTGGGCAATCAAAGAGTACTTTACCCAACAATGAAGCGGAGACAAAAGACCATTCTATGGCCGATGGTGACAATGAAACACCAGTAGTACTTGGCAGGAGGAAAGGTCGTGGAAAACAAGGTGATGATGCTCAACCTGATGGTACATCTG CTTCAAGAAAGGGTCGACCTCTTAGATCAATAGGATCTTCCGAAAGAGTTGGGGAGAGTTCTGAAGCTGACAATACAGCTTCATCTGGAAGGAGGAGAGCCAGGGCAAAAGGGCAAGTACAGGATGAGAAATTACCGTCCAAACATACAAATATTAGTAAGGATTTGGAGGCTGTTAATGATTCAGAAGGAAAGCCTTCAAGGCGCTCATCTAAAAAGGAACAGCTGGATGATAAAACACATGGCATTGTGATAACTGATGTGGAGCCGAAAGTACAGAggcagaaagaaaaagaagggtcGGCAAAAAAGATTGCTGACGGAGAATCATCACAAAAACGGCGAAAAATCAACTTTAAGAACCGGAATGAAAAGATCAACTCTGAAGAAGATGCATCTGAAGATGTCAGTTTAAAG GAAATGATTTCGCGTGAGATTGCTATGAAGGCATTTGGGAAAGAAAAAGGCATCTTGGGAGAGAGTGGTGGATCTAAGAAAAAGCGTGGCCATGGGAGTGAAGAG GCTTCAGCATCAAGGCAGAAGAAAGACCTTAACGAGCGCCTTGTTGGTTCAAGGATTAAAGTATGGTGGCCAGAAGATCAAAC GTTTTACGATGGTTCGGTTGAGTCATTCGATCCTTCGTCAAAAATGCATAAG ATTATTTATGATGATGGAGATGTGGAGATATTGCGTCTTAAGAAAGAGCGATGGGAACTTATTGAAGGTGGCTCGAAAACTGTTATG CAGGGACAAGTGAAGGATGTTTTGGGTCCTGATGTTTCAGAAGT GCTGGAGATTAAAAAACCCAAGGGAAGTGGAGGTCGTCCTCCAAAACAATCAAAGGAGGAAACACCGTCAAAAAG TGGCAAGGAGTCGAGTGGTGGTCAAGAGGGGGATCATCCAAAGGGTAAAGGCCGATCAAAAGGCGGATCAAAAACTGTTGCGCCATCTAATGATAATGATGGCTCTAAAAGCTCAAGCAAATCGATAGAGAAAGCttcaataaagaataaagaagagAAGACGCCTAAAGGTAGAACTAGGAATAAAAAGGAAGGTAGTGGTGAGGTTGATGCAAAGTCTATTGATGCTCTTTCTGGTGTGGATGAAACCTCAAAGCCTGATAGGATATCGATGAGTCGCTCCAGAAACGTCACTGCCACATCAGAGGATGACACTACTGCTGGCAAGAAGCGTAAAAGGCGCATTGCCACACCTAAATCTGGTAATGAAGCAAAGGTGACTGTTGGTTCGTCCGAGAAGGCTAAGGTGAAGGTTCAGAATAGCAAAGGTTCTGGGAAGAAGGTGGCCTCGTCTGAGAGGGCTAAGTCGAAGGTTCAGGAAAGCAAGGATTCTGGGAAGAGGCAGGAGTCATCCGAGAAGGCTAAGTCAAAAGTTCAGGACACTGAGGGTTCTAGGAAGAAGCTGGAGTCATCAGATAAGGCTAAGTCGAAGAAGCTGGAGTCATCAGATAAGGCTAAGTCGAAGAAGCTGGAGTCATCCGAGAAGGCTAAGTCGAAGGTTCAGGAAAGCAAGGTTTCTGGGAAGAAGCTGGACTCATCCGAGAAGGCTAAGCCGAAGGTTCAGGAAAGCGAGGGTTCTGGGGGGAAGCTAGAGTCATCTGAGAAGGCCAAGCCGAAGATTCAGGAGAGCGAGGGTTCTGGGAAGAAGCTGGAGTCATTCGAGAAGGCTACCTCGAATGTTCAGGAGAGTGAGGTTTCTGGGAACAAGGTGGATTCATCTGAGAAGGATAAGTCGAATGTTCTGGAAAGCGAAGTTTCTGGGAAGCTGGAGTCATCCGAGAAGGCTAAGTTGAAGGTTCAGGAGAGCGAGGGTTCTGAGAAGGAGGACTCATCTGAGAAGGCGAAGTCAAAGGTTCAGGAAAATGAGGGTTCTGGTAAGGAGTCTTCCGAGAAGGCTAAGTTGAAAGTTCAGGAAAGCAAGGGTTCTGGGAAGAAGCTGGATTTGGGATCTGCTGCTGCTAAAGCACAAGGAAGTGAGACTTCTGCGGGAAAGAAGCGCAGGAGGACAGGTGCAATTTAA